The Solibacillus sp. FSL R7-0668 genome includes the window ACGGTTCATACCAGCTTCTTCCATCGTTTCCCAAACATCTTCTTCGTTAGCACCGTCAAATACTGGTGTCGCCATGTGTACGCCTAAGTAGCGTGCAGCCATACCTAAATGAAGCTCTAACACTTGTCCGATGTTCATACGAGAAGGTACCCCTAATGGGTTAAGCATGATATCCACTGGTGTGCCGTCTGGCATGAATGGCATATCTTCTTCTGGTAAGATTCGTGAGATTACCCCTTTGTTACCATGGCGTCCGGCCATTTTGTCCCCAACGCGGATTTTACGTTTTTGAACAATATAAGCACGAACTAATTGGTTAACACCCGGTGGTAATTCGTCACCGTCTTCACGGTTAAAGACTTTAACGTCTAAAATGATACCGCCAGCACCGTGTGGTACACGTAAAGACGTGTCACGTACTTCGCGGGCTTTTTCACCGAAGATAGCATGTAATAAACGCTCTTCTGCAGTTAACTCCGTAACCCCTTTAGGCGTAACTTTACCTACTAAAATATCACCGTCACGTACTTCTGCACCGATACGAATAATTCCGCGGTCGTCGAGGTTACGAAGTGCATCCTCCCCTACGTTTGGAATGTCACGTGTGATTTCTTCAGGTCCAAGCTTAGTATCACGAGATTCTGATTCATATTCTTCAATATGAACAGAAGTATATACATCATCTTTTACAAGGCGTTCGCTCATAATAACAGCATCCTCGTAGTTGAAGCCATCCCAAGTCATGAACGCAACAAGTACGTTTTGACCAAGTGCTAATTCACCACGCTCCATTGAAGGACCGTCAGCTAAAATATCACGAGGTTTGACACGGTCGCCAACTTTTACGATTGGACGTTGGTTATATGAAGTACCTTGGTTTGAACGAATGAATTTTTGTAATTTGTATTTGACTAAGTCGCCCTTCACTTCTTTGCCGTCAATTTCTTCGATTGTACGAACGTGGATTGTGCGAGCTTCTACATGCTCAACAATACCGTGTTTTTTAGCAACAACAGCGGCACCTGAATCACGAGCGTCCACGTGCTCCATACCAGTACCAACGTATGGTGCGTTTGGATATAGTAAAGGAACAGCTTGACGTTGCATGTTTGCACCCATTAACGCACGGTTTGAGTCGTCGTTTTCTAAGAATGGAATACATGCAGTAGCGGCAGAGACTACTTGTTTTGGAGATACGTCCATGTAGTCGATACGATCGCGGTTGAACACCGTGTTATCCCCACGGAAACGACCAACTACTTCTTCTTTTGCAAAAGTACGCTCTGCTGTTAATTCAGAGTTTGCTTGTGCAACTACATAGTTATCTTCTTCGTCAGCAGTTAAGTAATGGATTTCATCTGTAACCGCACCTGTTTCCGGGTCTACTCGGCGATAAGGTGTTTCGATAAAGCCAAACTTATTTACTTTTGCGAATGAAGATAATGAGTTGATAAGACCGATGTTTGGTCCCTCAGGCGTCTCGATTGGACACATACGACCATAGTGTGAGTAGTGAACGTCACGTACTTCCATACCTGCGCGCTCACGTGTTAAACCACCTGGCCCTAATGCAGATAAACGTCGTTTGTGCGTTAACTCAGCTAATGGGTTTGTTTGGTCCATGAACTGAGATAATTGAGAAGAACCAAAGAACTCTTTAATTGATGCAATAACTGGACGGATATTGATTAATTGTTGTGGTACAATTGCAGCTGTGTCATTGATAGACATACGCTCACGTACTACACGTTCCATACGAGATAAACCGATACGGAATTGGTTTTGTAGTAACTCACCAACTGAACGTAAACGACGGTTACCTAAATGGTCAATATCGTCTGTGTTACCTACGTCATATAATAAGTTAAAGAAGTATGATACCGAAGCCAAAATATCTGCTGGTGTAAGGTTTTTTACTTCTTCATCAATATAAGCGTTTGAAATAACGTTGATTTCTTTTTGTGCTTCATCATTTGGTGCGAAAATCTTAATAGATTGGATTGTTACATCATCTTCTAACACGCCACCGTTTTGGCTTAATGTTTTGAAGCCAGCGCCGTCCTCTAAAGCTGGAATTAACTTATCTAATGTACGACGATCTAATAACGTACCCGCTTCTACAAGAATTTCACCCGTTTCTGGATTCACAATTGTTTCAGCTACCGTTTGGTTGAATAAACGATTTTTAATATGAAGCTTTTTGTTCATTTTGTAACGACCAACATTGGCTAAATCATAACGTTTAGCGTCGAAGAAACGAGAATATAATAAATTTTTCGCTGATTCAACAGTTGGTGGTTCACCTGGACGTAAACGTTCATAGATTTCAAGAAGTGCCTTTTCAGTACCTTCTGTATTATCTTTTTCTAACGTATTACGTAAATATTCATTGTCGCCAATGATATCGATAATTTCTTGGTCAGTGCCAAAACCTAATGCACGTAAAAGTACTGTTACTGGTAATTTACGTGTACGGTCGATACGCACATATACTACATCTTTCGCGTCAGTTTCATATTCTAACCATGCACCACGGTTTGGAATAACTGTTGCACCGAAGCCTTTTTTACCGTTTTTATCTGTTTTTTCGTTGAAGTATACACTTGGAGAACGAACTAACTGAGATACGATAACACGTTCAGCACCGTTAATAATAAACGTGCCTGTTTCTGTCATTAGTGGGAAATCCCCCATGAAGACATCTTGTTCTTTTACTTCGTTTGTTTCTTTGTTGTGTAAACGTACTTTCACGCGTAATGGTGCTGCGTAAGTCACGTCACGTTCTTTACACTCATCGACATCATACTTAGGATCTCCTAATGTATAGTCGACAAATTCTAATGAAAGATTACCTGTAAAATCCTCGATTGGAGAAATGTCGTGGAACATCTCACGCAATCCTTCTTCAAGGAACCACTCATAAGATGCTGTTTGAATCTCGATTAAATTCGGAAGTTCCAGCACCTCACTAATACGCGCAAAGCTTCTACGCTGGCGGTGTTGTCCGTACTGAACTAGTTGACCTGTCAACTCATTCACCCCTCAATAAAGCGATAATAGGTCTTTGCAAAACCTTACAAATAGTGTATGATTTCGAAAGACAGAAAGAAAACGAGACTTTTTATAAACCTCATTTCCGGTTAAACTTAACTTATTCTTAGTAAGTATACCCGTAATATTGTTTAAGTTATGCAAAAGGGCACACTACTTCAAAATAATAATTTTGCATTTTATAATGTTAACATAGTCGATTTGTCAAGTCAATATTCGAAACGTATCTTACTTATTTTTTTGCACATACAATCCAATACCCTTTTTTCTTCTCAACAACATCTACTTCCGAAAACATCTCCTCTAAATGACTCACCGTTGATGGCGCACCTTGTTTCTTCTGAATCACTACCCACAGCTCGCCGTTTTCCACTAATAATTCATATGCTTGATCATAAAATCTAAAAATCGTTTCTTTTCCAGCACGAATCGGTGGATTGGTTAAAATAGCAGCGGCTTGTGTTCCAGCTTCTACAGCACTTAAGCCGTCACTTTCAAAAATACGTACATTTTGAACCCCGTTTAGTTGAGCGTTTTTTTGCGATAAACCAATCGCACGGGTATTAATATCCATCATTAATACGTCTCGCTCCGGATAATTCTTTGCGATTGATAAGCCAATCGGTCCATAGCCACAACCAACATCCAGTACAACACCTTCTACTTTCGGCATTTCAAAAGCATCGATTAACACACGGGAACCAAAATCTACTTCGCTTTTACTGAATACACCTGCATCTGTTTCAAATGTAAATGTATGTCCTAATAAAGTAAACTTCCATTGGCGTGGTTTACTTTCCGTTTGAGGCTTATTTGAATAATAATGTTCAGACATGTGGAACACGCCTCCTAAATAGATGGTAGAAAATAGCTTTCACATCAAATAGCGTGAAAGGATTTTTCATATGTGGAGTTTTACGAAAAAAGTATTTCTTCTAATCCACTACATAAAGAAAAGCTCGCCGCAAAATTGTGACGAGCTTTCCTTATGAAACTAAGTACAGGACTTAGTAAAGTAAGTTAAACTGAAATTATTTAACTTCTACAGTAGCGCCAACTTCTTCAAGTTTAGCTTTGATTGCTTCAGCGTCTTCTTTAGATACGCCTTCTTTAAGAGCTTTAGGAGCGTTGTCAACAACCTCTTTAGCTTCTTTTAAACCTAAACCAGTGATTTCACGAACCACTTTGATTACTTTGATTTTTTCTCCACCAGCAGATGCTAATACTACATCAAATTCTGATTTTTCTTCAGCGCCACCAGCTGCACCGCCAGCTACTACAGCTACAGGAGCTGCTGCTGTTACACCGAATTCTTCTTCGATTGCTTTTACTAAATCGTTTAATTCTAGAACTGTCATAGCTTTGATAGCTTCTAAGATTTGCTCTTTGTTCATTTTAATTTCCTCCTATTGGATGTTTATTGGGTTTTAGGCCGTTAAGCCGATTTTTGAAGTGAAGATGCGATTAAGCGCCTTGTTCTTCTTTTTGATCTGCAACAGCTTTTGTTGCAAGTGCGAAGTTGCGCACTGGAGCTTGAAGTACAGATAAAAGCATTGATAATAGACCTTCGCGTGATGGAAGTTCTGCAAGAGCTTTAACGTCTTCAACAGATGCGACAGTACCTTCGATGATACCAGCTTTAATTTCTAACGCTTCGTTTTTCTTAGCGAAATCGTTAATGATTTTAGCTGGAGCTACTACGTCCTCGCTAGAGAATGCGATAGCGTTTGGTCCAGTTAAAGATTCGTTGATTCCTTCTAAACCAGCGGCTTCAGCAGCACGACGAGATAAAGTGTTTTTGTAAACTTTAAACTCTACACCAGCTTCACGTAATTGCTTACGTAATTCTGTTACTTGTCCTACAGTTAAACCACGGTAGTCAACTACTACTACAGATGCAGCAGCTTTGAATTTTTCAGTGATTTCTTCAACTTGAACTTTTTTAGTTTCGATTGCTTTGCTCATGATGACACCTCCTATTAGAATGAGTCATTTATACCGACAAAGAAAAGCCTCTATATCTTAATAGACACAGAGGCTGAAAGTACATCATCTTAAAAAGAATCCGAACTCCGATGTCCTCGGTAGGATCATTAAGTGACAAGTCACTCCTACTGTCTACGGTACAAATGGATGATTCACAACAGCACCCATCTTACCAAGTAAGCGGCCCGTTGTCAAG containing:
- the rpoB gene encoding DNA-directed RNA polymerase subunit beta, translated to MTGQLVQYGQHRQRRSFARISEVLELPNLIEIQTASYEWFLEEGLREMFHDISPIEDFTGNLSLEFVDYTLGDPKYDVDECKERDVTYAAPLRVKVRLHNKETNEVKEQDVFMGDFPLMTETGTFIINGAERVIVSQLVRSPSVYFNEKTDKNGKKGFGATVIPNRGAWLEYETDAKDVVYVRIDRTRKLPVTVLLRALGFGTDQEIIDIIGDNEYLRNTLEKDNTEGTEKALLEIYERLRPGEPPTVESAKNLLYSRFFDAKRYDLANVGRYKMNKKLHIKNRLFNQTVAETIVNPETGEILVEAGTLLDRRTLDKLIPALEDGAGFKTLSQNGGVLEDDVTIQSIKIFAPNDEAQKEINVISNAYIDEEVKNLTPADILASVSYFFNLLYDVGNTDDIDHLGNRRLRSVGELLQNQFRIGLSRMERVVRERMSINDTAAIVPQQLINIRPVIASIKEFFGSSQLSQFMDQTNPLAELTHKRRLSALGPGGLTRERAGMEVRDVHYSHYGRMCPIETPEGPNIGLINSLSSFAKVNKFGFIETPYRRVDPETGAVTDEIHYLTADEEDNYVVAQANSELTAERTFAKEEVVGRFRGDNTVFNRDRIDYMDVSPKQVVSAATACIPFLENDDSNRALMGANMQRQAVPLLYPNAPYVGTGMEHVDARDSGAAVVAKKHGIVEHVEARTIHVRTIEEIDGKEVKGDLVKYKLQKFIRSNQGTSYNQRPIVKVGDRVKPRDILADGPSMERGELALGQNVLVAFMTWDGFNYEDAVIMSERLVKDDVYTSVHIEEYESESRDTKLGPEEITRDIPNVGEDALRNLDDRGIIRIGAEVRDGDILVGKVTPKGVTELTAEERLLHAIFGEKAREVRDTSLRVPHGAGGIILDVKVFNREDGDELPPGVNQLVRAYIVQKRKIRVGDKMAGRHGNKGVISRILPEEDMPFMPDGTPVDIMLNPLGVPSRMNIGQVLELHLGMAARYLGVHMATPVFDGANEEDVWETMEEAGMNRDGKTILYDGRSGEPFDSRVSVGIMYMIKLAHMVDDKLHARSTGPYSLVTQQPLGGKAQFGGQRFGEMEVWALEAYGAAYTLQEILTVKSDDVVGRVKTYEAIVKGESVPEPGVPESFKVLIKELQSLGMDVKMLTINDEEVELRDLDDEDEVAVAPAPETERQANDDKEDPVESFE
- a CDS encoding class I SAM-dependent methyltransferase encodes the protein MSEHYYSNKPQTESKPRQWKFTLLGHTFTFETDAGVFSKSEVDFGSRVLIDAFEMPKVEGVVLDVGCGYGPIGLSIAKNYPERDVLMMDINTRAIGLSQKNAQLNGVQNVRIFESDGLSAVEAGTQAAAILTNPPIRAGKETIFRFYDQAYELLVENGELWVVIQKKQGAPSTVSHLEEMFSEVDVVEKKKGYWIVCAKK
- the rplL gene encoding 50S ribosomal protein L7/L12, which produces MNKEQILEAIKAMTVLELNDLVKAIEEEFGVTAAAPVAVVAGGAAGGAEEKSEFDVVLASAGGEKIKVIKVVREITGLGLKEAKEVVDNAPKALKEGVSKEDAEAIKAKLEEVGATVEVK
- the rplJ gene encoding 50S ribosomal protein L10 — protein: MSKAIETKKVQVEEITEKFKAAASVVVVDYRGLTVGQVTELRKQLREAGVEFKVYKNTLSRRAAEAAGLEGINESLTGPNAIAFSSEDVVAPAKIINDFAKKNEALEIKAGIIEGTVASVEDVKALAELPSREGLLSMLLSVLQAPVRNFALATKAVADQKEEQGA